The Bifidobacterium bifidum ATCC 29521 = JCM 1255 = DSM 20456 region ACAATGAAACCAGTGCGACGATGCGCGGCAGATCATTCACCAGTCACGTCATCCGCGCACCGCACGACAACAATCGGAGACAATCGAGGACAGGAAGAATGAGAGTTATCAGCAATATTCTGTGGATTATCCTAGGCGGTCTGATCATCGCCATCGGCTGGGCGCTGATCGGGCTCGTGCTGTGCGTGACGATCATCGGCATTCCGCTGGGCCTCCAGGCATTCAAGATGGCAGGGCTCACTCTGACGCCGTTCGGCAAAACCGTCCGCTACGGTGGCGGTGTCGGCTCGACGCTGGCCAACATCATCTGGGTCGTGCTCGTCGGCTTTTGGATGGCGCTCAGTTACGTGGGCGCCGGCCTGCTGAACTGCATCACGATCATCGGCATCCCGTTCGGCATCCAGTCGTTCAAGATGGCGAAACTGGCGCTCTGGCCGTTCGGCGCGGACATCGTCAGCCTGTGAGCGTCCGGCTCGCAGGCCTCATACGGCGGTCTGCCTATACCGTTCCTTCCTCAAGATAAAAAACGGTCGAGCCGCCGTCATCCCATTCGACCTTCTCCTCGCGCCTGTGCGTCAGGCCGCGACGCGTATAAAAACCGACATTGCAGCCGGTGTCGGTAAACAAATAGTACCGCCGGACGCCAACGCGGCGGAACCGTTCCAGCAGATCATCGAACAGGAAGCCGCCCACTCCCCCGCCACGGATTCGCTCGTCGACCAGGAAGAGCGTCACCTCGGCGTCGTATCGGTTCTTTGCCCCTCGTATCAGCCGTCTGTCGACACGGTTGATACGCAGCATTTCAGCAATGCCGGAGCGACCTGCGGTCGAAAACAGCAACGGGAACAATGTCCTGATGATATGACGATGGTGCCGGTTCGGCAGGAGGCACAATCGTTTCGGAACATTGATGTCGACCCGCGCCAATATCACGCCCACCGGCCGGCCGTGCAGCACCGCGACGGTCGCCTCGGAAGAGCGCGCCAGACATGAATGGAAGTCCGCCTCCGCCAGCCGACGGGAACAATCGCTGTCCGCTTTTTGGCCGCCTGACCATTCGCTGTACCATGTACGCCGCAGAATCTCGATCAGCGCAGGATAATCGTCGCGCCGCAAGGTGCGCAGACGCACTGCGGGGCGACGCGGGGTCGCTGCTGTCGATGACGATGCTGTCGAAACCGCGGCGACCGAGGTCACATCCGCAATCGTGCTCGAGGAATCGTTCATACCGCAATGGTGACGTGGCACCGAGACGTTGACGGAGCAAAGTGAGACACGGCGAGGCGGAACGGACGGA contains the following coding sequences:
- a CDS encoding YccF domain-containing protein, with product MRVISNILWIILGGLIIAIGWALIGLVLCVTIIGIPLGLQAFKMAGLTLTPFGKTVRYGGGVGSTLANIIWVVLVGFWMALSYVGAGLLNCITIIGIPFGIQSFKMAKLALWPFGADIVSL
- a CDS encoding GNAT family N-acetyltransferase, with translation MNDSSSTIADVTSVAAVSTASSSTAATPRRPAVRLRTLRRDDYPALIEILRRTWYSEWSGGQKADSDCSRRLAEADFHSCLARSSEATVAVLHGRPVGVILARVDINVPKRLCLLPNRHHRHIIRTLFPLLFSTAGRSGIAEMLRINRVDRRLIRGAKNRYDAEVTLFLVDERIRGGGVGGFLFDDLLERFRRVGVRRYYLFTDTGCNVGFYTRRGLTHRREEKVEWDDGGSTVFYLEEGTV